A genomic segment from Chitinophaga flava encodes:
- a CDS encoding thioredoxin family protein, which produces MKKMVWALLLSFAIVLPVVKTQAQTHDLAHIYNPAADAKADIAAAVKKAAEEKKHVLIQIGGNWCIWCKRLYKFVEDDAELKAMMDKNYVVYHLNYSKENKNLPILQELGYPQRFGFPVLVVLDAKGNRLHTQNSGLLESADSYDRKKLMEFFKQWSPAALLPSNYINE; this is translated from the coding sequence ATGAAGAAGATGGTGTGGGCATTGCTGCTGAGCTTTGCGATCGTTTTGCCGGTGGTAAAAACACAGGCCCAGACACATGACCTGGCGCATATTTACAATCCCGCTGCCGATGCCAAAGCGGATATAGCTGCTGCCGTGAAAAAGGCTGCCGAAGAGAAGAAACATGTTTTAATACAGATAGGTGGGAACTGGTGCATCTGGTGCAAACGCTTATACAAATTCGTGGAAGATGATGCAGAGCTGAAAGCCATGATGGACAAAAACTATGTAGTGTACCACCTCAACTACAGCAAGGAAAACAAGAACCTGCCTATATTACAGGAACTGGGATATCCACAACGTTTCGGGTTCCCGGTGCTGGTAGTACTGGATGCCAAAGGCAACCGCCTGCATACCCAGAATTCAGGACTGCTCGAATCGGCAGATTCCTATGACCGGAAGAAACTCATGGAGTTCTTCAAACAGTGGTCTCCCGCCGCTTTGCTGCCTTCCAATTACATCAATGAATAA
- the ppk1 gene encoding polyphosphate kinase 1, with product MSIPLYNRDLSWLSFNYRVLQMAADTQVPLYERIKFLSIFSSNLDEFFRVRMPAILAINKVLERDPEAAGEESPSPETLQQVLDTINQQQEEYGRIFTGSVLPDLHQNGISLHYGPATDPAMATLTRTYFLSAVLAWLQPVWLSQRHKKFFPENNALYLVVTLSPEQAPDTQETVLVNIPSGLKRFITLDSPDGVFRIAFLDDVIRIHLPYIFRGYTIQNSYCIKLTRNAEIDMDEMKGDILEEVETLIRKRELGVPTRFLYDSAMPLQLRNFLADHFEVAANEMVPGGRYHNLKDLADLPMPAGFTDALYPKARPSANPEAAAADYLLDLIQQRDLLVHLPYQQYDPVLRFFNEAAIDPDVAEIYVTLYRIASGSQIAQALISAARNGKAVTVFVELKARFDEANNIRWSKKMKEAGVKLIYSIPGMKVHAKTALVKRRRGYQWDYSGLIATGNFNESTARFYTDHVLFTSHAGITREMELLFLYLQSREQPMAYHFLQFQHLLVAQFNMMSRFTEMIDREITNAHEGLPAVITVKVNNLQEKAMIAKLYEASQAGVQVNLIVRSINCLLPDITESRNIRVVRIVDRYLEHARVFIFHNNGKEEVYMGSADWMNRNLYRRIEVCVQIYDTALQQQLKDIIALQLGDSTQAQKAIQSYVQNIV from the coding sequence ATGAGTATTCCTTTATATAACCGTGATCTAAGCTGGTTGTCATTTAATTATCGGGTATTGCAGATGGCTGCCGATACGCAGGTGCCATTGTATGAACGTATCAAATTCCTGTCTATATTTTCATCCAACCTCGACGAGTTCTTCAGAGTGAGGATGCCAGCCATACTGGCCATCAATAAGGTGCTGGAGCGCGATCCTGAAGCTGCCGGTGAAGAATCTCCTTCACCCGAAACCCTGCAACAGGTGCTGGATACCATTAATCAGCAACAGGAAGAATATGGCCGGATATTTACCGGCAGCGTCCTGCCTGATTTGCACCAAAATGGGATATCCCTGCACTACGGTCCCGCCACCGACCCGGCCATGGCCACTCTTACCAGAACTTACTTCCTGTCGGCCGTACTGGCCTGGCTGCAGCCGGTATGGCTGAGCCAACGCCACAAAAAATTCTTCCCGGAGAATAATGCATTATACCTGGTAGTCACCCTCTCTCCTGAGCAGGCACCGGATACACAGGAAACAGTGCTCGTTAATATTCCTTCCGGGCTGAAACGCTTTATCACACTGGATTCACCTGATGGTGTATTTCGTATTGCTTTTCTTGATGATGTGATAAGAATACATCTTCCTTATATTTTCCGCGGATATACCATACAAAACAGTTACTGCATCAAGCTGACGCGTAATGCGGAAATAGATATGGATGAGATGAAAGGTGATATCCTGGAAGAAGTAGAAACGTTGATCCGTAAACGTGAGTTGGGTGTTCCTACCCGCTTTCTATATGACTCCGCCATGCCGCTGCAGCTACGCAATTTCCTGGCTGATCATTTTGAGGTGGCAGCCAACGAAATGGTGCCTGGAGGACGTTACCACAACCTGAAAGATCTCGCTGATCTGCCGATGCCTGCAGGGTTTACAGATGCCCTGTATCCCAAAGCCAGGCCCTCAGCCAATCCGGAGGCAGCTGCAGCTGATTACCTGCTGGACCTCATCCAGCAGCGGGATCTGCTGGTACATCTCCCTTATCAGCAATACGATCCAGTACTGCGCTTCTTCAATGAAGCAGCTATCGATCCTGATGTGGCCGAGATATATGTAACCCTTTACCGTATTGCTTCCGGCTCCCAGATAGCGCAGGCACTGATCAGCGCTGCCCGTAACGGTAAAGCTGTAACGGTATTCGTGGAACTGAAAGCTCGTTTTGATGAAGCCAATAATATTCGCTGGTCTAAAAAAATGAAAGAAGCCGGTGTAAAACTCATCTATAGTATCCCGGGCATGAAAGTACATGCCAAAACAGCGCTGGTAAAGCGTCGCCGCGGCTACCAATGGGACTATTCCGGTTTGATTGCTACCGGTAACTTCAACGAAAGTACTGCCCGTTTTTATACCGATCATGTGCTTTTTACCTCACATGCCGGTATCACCCGGGAAATGGAACTGCTGTTCCTGTATCTGCAAAGCAGAGAACAGCCAATGGCTTATCATTTCCTGCAGTTCCAGCACCTGCTGGTGGCCCAGTTCAATATGATGTCCCGTTTTACTGAAATGATAGACCGGGAGATTACCAACGCCCATGAGGGCCTGCCCGCGGTTATTACCGTTAAGGTGAACAATCTGCAGGAAAAAGCTATGATTGCCAAGTTATATGAAGCCAGCCAGGCTGGCGTACAGGTCAACCTGATCGTACGCAGCATCAACTGCCTGCTGCCGGATATTACCGAAAGCCGCAATATCCGTGTGGTAAGGATTGTAGACCGTTACCTGGAACATGCGCGGGTATTCATTTTCCACAATAATGGCAAAGAAGAAGTGTATATGGGTTCTGCAGACTGGATGAACCGGAACCTTTACAGACGCATAGAAGTATGTGTGCAGATATATGATACTGCCCTGCAGCAACAGCTGAAAGACATCATCGCCTTACAGCTGGGAGACAGCACGCAGGCGCAAAAAGCCATACAATCCTATGTCCAAAATATAGTGTAA
- a CDS encoding Pycsar system effector family protein produces the protein MQNSSLIDAARDYMLAQYQQHPHPELVYHNFEHTQQVVKAAAQIAAHYRLQDDELQAVYVAAWFHDAGYLLGDSTVHEETGAEEAVRFLQGQQAPEHIQTMVKGAILATKMPQSPHTLVEQIVCDADLFHLGSKEFADRNKLLRREVEMRTQQEIPATTWLTGNIKFLSNHEYWTDYAKTYTKQQKEENLQKLYKRLEKKSVEAQEEKATVVAASVPDNTSTTPDAQLIAKAKKKTPKPDRGIETMFRITSTNHIRLSSMADSKAHIMISVNSIIISFMLTVLVRRIEDYPNMIIPAVIFLITSVTTVIFAVLATRPNVTSGTFTKEDISNKNANLLFFGNFYRMKLDEYEWGMKKMMEDSEFLYGSMTKDVYHLGVVLAHKYRLLRISYNIFMFGLIGSVLAFMIAGIFFPVKA, from the coding sequence ATGCAAAACAGCTCACTCATAGATGCCGCCAGAGATTATATGTTGGCCCAGTATCAGCAACATCCGCATCCGGAACTGGTATATCATAACTTTGAACATACCCAGCAGGTGGTAAAAGCCGCCGCACAGATTGCCGCACATTACCGCTTACAGGATGATGAATTACAGGCAGTATATGTTGCAGCCTGGTTCCATGATGCGGGCTATCTCCTGGGTGACAGCACCGTCCATGAAGAAACAGGGGCTGAAGAAGCAGTTCGTTTTCTACAGGGGCAACAGGCCCCGGAACACATACAAACCATGGTTAAAGGTGCTATCCTGGCCACTAAAATGCCACAGTCACCACATACCCTGGTAGAACAGATTGTTTGTGATGCGGACCTGTTCCATCTCGGATCAAAAGAGTTTGCAGATCGTAACAAACTGCTGCGCCGTGAAGTGGAAATGAGAACACAACAGGAAATCCCTGCCACCACCTGGCTCACAGGCAATATCAAGTTCCTCAGCAACCATGAGTATTGGACAGACTACGCAAAAACATATACCAAACAACAAAAAGAAGAGAATCTGCAAAAGCTCTATAAGAGACTGGAAAAAAAATCAGTAGAAGCACAAGAAGAAAAAGCCACTGTTGTAGCCGCCAGCGTGCCTGACAACACCAGCACCACTCCTGATGCGCAGCTGATTGCCAAAGCTAAAAAGAAAACACCCAAACCGGACCGGGGTATCGAAACCATGTTCAGGATCACCTCCACCAACCATATCCGGCTGAGCTCCATGGCTGATAGTAAAGCTCATATAATGATCTCGGTCAACTCCATCATTATTTCCTTTATGCTGACAGTACTGGTAAGGCGTATCGAAGATTATCCCAATATGATCATTCCTGCTGTCATATTCCTCATCACTTCCGTTACCACCGTCATCTTTGCGGTATTGGCCACCAGACCCAATGTCACCAGTGGTACATTTACCAAAGAAGATATCTCCAACAAAAATGCGAACCTGTTATTCTTTGGAAACTTCTACCGGATGAAACTCGATGAATACGAATGGGGAATGAAAAAAATGATGGAAGATTCTGAATTTCTCTATGGCAGCATGACCAAAGACGTATATCATCTGGGCGTGGTGCTGGCACACAAATACAGACTACTTCGCATATCCTATAACATTTTTATGTTTGGTTTGATAGGCTCTGTGTTGGCATTTATGATCGCCGGCATATTTTTCCCGGTAAAAGCATAA
- a CDS encoding BamA/TamA family outer membrane protein, translating into MINRAIILITFITLVCGRIFAQSPVVVKRIILIGDAGELHENGHNPVVDAVRKKYNLQEDINTVLFLGDNVYPKGLPDPANKTYPVAKEILDYQVNLIKGTRSRGIFIPGNHDWEKSKPDGWRTIRNQQEYIDSLYLDNVDFLPKDGCPGPVEVPIADNITLIVMDSEWWVFPYEKPGIESSCDCKDKDEVLTRLSEIVATNRNKLLIFATHHPFRSYGIHGGYYTIKQHVFPLTDLKPWLYVPLPVIGSIYPLARGVFGTPEDMPNPKYKEMVKGVEEAFKPHGPVVFVSGHDHTLQLIKDKPNTYIVSGSAAKNNRVKKGRKSLYASSENGFSVVEVLSDSTVRAQYFLAKDLSAPAFSDTLLHLQDIRSQGLQFHEPSAMPAWVKVPADSQYARVSKFHRFLLGNNYREVWATPLNFPVIDLNKNGYKILQRGGGKQTHSLRLADSTGKEYAMRSLKKFPLAAIPVQLRETIAREVVQDQISAANPYAPLAVSVLAEAAGVPHTHPTFVYLPLDTALSIYAHDFGNDVFLLEEREPVTGKNDKTYSTPKVLAKVLGDNDIHVDQKAVLRARILDTYIMDFDRHDDQWRWYKEKHKGEEYYYPVPRDRDQAFFVNEGVLPRMLSRPWILPGIQGFRNKIPDVNGFQFSARYFDRSFMNELEKKDWEKQTDKFLNKMTDSVIRAAVNAFPDTVRKQVGPMMLERLSIRRSILKENMLKYYRFLAKSVDVPATSKNELIQLEKLKGGAVALNMYKISKKGEVQQNIYSRTFDPKETNEVNVYGLGGHDRFEIKGDHGTPIRVRLIGGKDADTYIDSSTFHAGKRIRIYDQRTGQDTFLLDGHIQRRLSDDPENIHYNRSAFQYNKTFPMLAGAYNRDDGILLGVGLQLIRHSFRKEPYASKHIFTATHSLATSAWNFRYDGEFTDVVGKSDLLLLARAKAPNNTINFFGLGNETVFDKSNGKSIRYYRARFNLYTAEVLLRTKIGNHFSLSYGPTFNNYAFNREENNNRFITNFQLNGLDSGIYNNKSYAGAKLVAQVDTRNNKLIPTRGILWTTIWTGTKGLNGDSKNYTQLQSDLSLYMSFRVPASFVIVSRFGGSKIWGDYEFFQAATVGGTQNLRGFRNYRFAGSAAAYNNTEIRVKLFDLKTYVLPAAVGLLAFNDVGRVWKDNETSHIWHDGYGGGIYVAPVNALIVTAVIGHSSEETIPYVTLGFKF; encoded by the coding sequence ATGATCAACAGAGCCATAATCCTTATCACATTTATTACCCTGGTATGCGGCCGCATATTTGCGCAATCCCCGGTTGTAGTAAAACGCATCATCCTGATAGGTGATGCCGGTGAACTGCACGAAAACGGGCATAACCCCGTAGTGGATGCCGTCCGAAAGAAATATAACCTTCAGGAAGATATCAACACCGTCCTATTCCTGGGCGACAACGTATATCCGAAAGGGTTACCAGACCCTGCCAATAAAACATATCCGGTAGCAAAGGAAATACTGGATTACCAGGTGAACCTGATAAAAGGTACCCGCTCCCGTGGTATCTTCATCCCCGGCAATCACGACTGGGAAAAGAGCAAACCCGATGGATGGCGGACCATCCGTAACCAACAGGAGTACATCGACTCACTTTACCTGGATAATGTAGACTTCCTCCCTAAAGATGGCTGTCCCGGCCCGGTGGAAGTACCAATCGCAGATAATATCACACTGATAGTGATGGACAGCGAATGGTGGGTATTTCCCTATGAGAAGCCAGGCATCGAATCTTCCTGCGACTGTAAAGACAAAGATGAAGTACTGACCAGACTGTCTGAGATAGTAGCTACCAATCGGAACAAACTCCTGATATTCGCCACACACCATCCTTTCCGCAGCTATGGCATCCATGGCGGATATTATACGATCAAACAACATGTGTTCCCGCTGACGGACCTGAAACCATGGCTGTATGTGCCGCTACCAGTGATAGGGTCTATCTATCCGCTGGCCCGTGGCGTATTTGGTACACCGGAGGATATGCCCAACCCTAAATACAAAGAGATGGTCAAAGGGGTGGAAGAAGCATTTAAACCACATGGACCAGTAGTCTTTGTATCAGGCCATGACCATACCCTCCAGCTGATAAAAGATAAACCCAACACCTACATTGTTAGTGGCAGCGCCGCTAAAAACAACCGCGTAAAAAAAGGTAGGAAGTCGCTGTATGCCTCTTCCGAAAATGGTTTCAGCGTAGTGGAAGTGTTGTCAGATAGTACCGTGAGAGCACAGTATTTCCTGGCCAAAGACTTGTCTGCACCGGCTTTCAGTGATACACTATTACATCTGCAGGACATCCGCAGCCAGGGGCTGCAGTTTCATGAACCCTCCGCTATGCCGGCCTGGGTGAAAGTGCCGGCAGATTCCCAATATGCAAGGGTTAGTAAGTTCCACCGTTTCCTGCTGGGTAATAACTACCGTGAAGTATGGGCCACACCACTCAATTTCCCGGTGATAGACCTCAATAAAAACGGATATAAAATATTACAGCGGGGTGGTGGTAAACAAACCCATTCCCTCCGGCTGGCCGACAGCACCGGAAAAGAATACGCCATGCGTTCACTGAAAAAATTTCCGCTGGCAGCCATTCCGGTACAATTAAGAGAAACGATTGCCCGTGAAGTGGTACAGGACCAGATATCCGCCGCCAATCCTTATGCCCCGCTGGCGGTAAGCGTACTGGCGGAAGCTGCCGGGGTACCGCATACACATCCCACCTTCGTATATCTTCCACTAGATACCGCACTCAGCATATATGCCCACGACTTCGGCAACGATGTATTTCTGTTGGAAGAAAGAGAACCAGTGACCGGCAAAAACGACAAAACCTACAGTACACCCAAGGTACTGGCCAAAGTATTAGGAGATAATGATATTCATGTAGATCAGAAAGCTGTGCTGCGCGCACGTATCCTCGATACCTATATCATGGATTTCGACCGGCACGACGACCAGTGGCGCTGGTACAAGGAAAAACATAAGGGAGAAGAATACTATTATCCGGTGCCCCGTGACCGTGATCAGGCCTTTTTTGTGAATGAAGGAGTACTTCCCCGGATGTTGAGCAGACCCTGGATACTGCCGGGAATTCAAGGCTTCCGGAACAAGATCCCTGATGTAAACGGCTTTCAGTTCAGTGCCCGCTATTTCGATCGCTCCTTTATGAATGAGCTGGAGAAAAAAGACTGGGAAAAACAAACGGATAAGTTCCTGAACAAAATGACAGACAGTGTGATAAGAGCTGCTGTCAACGCTTTCCCTGATACTGTTCGTAAGCAAGTGGGGCCAATGATGCTCGAGCGGCTGTCTATCCGCAGAAGTATCCTGAAAGAAAACATGCTCAAATACTATCGTTTCCTGGCTAAGTCTGTGGACGTACCAGCTACCAGCAAAAATGAGCTGATCCAGCTGGAAAAACTCAAAGGGGGAGCGGTAGCGCTGAATATGTATAAGATCAGTAAAAAAGGAGAAGTTCAGCAGAACATCTATTCCCGCACCTTTGATCCCAAAGAAACCAACGAAGTAAATGTATACGGCCTGGGAGGACACGACCGTTTCGAAATAAAAGGTGACCATGGCACGCCTATACGTGTTCGTCTTATAGGAGGTAAAGATGCGGATACCTATATCGACAGTTCCACGTTCCACGCAGGCAAACGGATACGTATATACGATCAGCGTACCGGCCAGGATACCTTCCTGCTGGATGGCCATATACAACGCCGCCTGTCTGATGATCCGGAGAATATCCACTATAACCGGAGCGCCTTCCAGTATAACAAAACGTTTCCTATGCTGGCCGGTGCTTACAACCGGGATGACGGTATTTTACTGGGAGTGGGGTTGCAACTGATCCGGCACTCATTCCGTAAGGAGCCATATGCTTCCAAACATATCTTCACAGCTACACATTCGTTAGCCACCAGCGCCTGGAATTTCCGCTATGATGGAGAGTTTACGGACGTTGTGGGTAAGTCAGACCTGCTGCTGCTGGCCAGAGCCAAAGCTCCCAACAATACAATCAACTTCTTCGGGTTGGGAAATGAAACTGTTTTCGATAAAAGTAATGGTAAAAGCATCCGCTATTACCGGGCACGGTTTAATCTGTATACGGCAGAAGTATTGCTGAGAACCAAAATAGGCAATCATTTCAGCCTGTCCTACGGACCTACGTTTAATAACTATGCTTTTAACCGCGAAGAAAACAATAACCGTTTTATTACCAATTTCCAGCTGAACGGGCTCGATTCCGGCATTTACAATAATAAATCCTATGCCGGTGCTAAGCTGGTAGCCCAGGTAGATACCCGTAACAATAAGCTGATCCCTACACGGGGCATTTTGTGGACCACCATATGGACAGGCACCAAAGGACTGAACGGTGACAGTAAGAACTATACGCAGTTGCAATCAGATCTTAGTCTGTATATGAGCTTCCGGGTGCCGGCCAGCTTTGTAATTGTCAGCCGTTTTGGAGGAAGCAAAATATGGGGCGATTATGAATTCTTCCAGGCGGCTACTGTTGGAGGTACACAAAACCTGCGCGGATTCCGCAACTATCGTTTTGCCGGCAGTGCTGCTGCTTATAACAATACCGAAATACGGGTGAAGCTCTTTGATCTGAAAACTTATGTGCTGCCTGCGGCAGTAGGGTTGCTGGCCTTTAATGATGTTGGCCGTGTATGGAAGGATAACGAAACTTCGCACATATGGCACGACGGATATGGTGGCGGTATCTACGTGGCGCCTGTCAATGCACTGATTGTGACGGCTGTAATCGGGCATTCGAGTGAAGAAACGATCCCCTATGTAACACTTGGATTTAAATTCTGA